A single genomic interval of Picosynechococcus sp. PCC 7003 harbors:
- the truA gene encoding tRNA pseudouridine(38-40) synthase TruA — MSQANPRKRIALVIQYIGTHFCGWQRQTAERTVQAVIEETISSVVGQKITIHGAGRTDSGVHAAGQFAHFECESLIPGYKWAKILNDRLPPDINIRGACEVPQDWHAQFSAQWRRYRYTIYTHPTPNLFLQPYAWHYYQAPLDETLIQAALTPLLGEHHLAAFQRTGSKRSHAWVNVQAAECSRRGSFIHIEIQANGFLYGMVRLLVGMLVDIGQGKLSLAQFQDIWKNEKRHLVKYSAPAKGLCLLRVGYPEPLFPPHIWFDTQPTFLLTH; from the coding sequence ATGTCCCAAGCCAACCCAAGAAAACGCATTGCATTGGTCATCCAATATATCGGCACTCACTTTTGTGGTTGGCAACGGCAAACAGCAGAACGAACCGTGCAAGCCGTCATTGAAGAGACTATCTCCTCGGTTGTCGGCCAAAAAATCACAATTCACGGTGCCGGGCGTACCGATAGCGGTGTCCATGCCGCCGGACAATTCGCCCACTTTGAATGTGAAAGTTTAATCCCTGGTTATAAATGGGCCAAAATCCTTAACGATCGCCTACCACCCGATATCAATATCCGTGGTGCTTGCGAAGTTCCCCAGGATTGGCATGCCCAGTTTTCTGCCCAATGGCGACGGTATCGGTATACCATCTATACCCACCCAACCCCAAATCTGTTCCTTCAGCCCTATGCTTGGCATTATTACCAGGCCCCCCTCGATGAAACCCTCATCCAAGCAGCCCTGACGCCCCTATTGGGTGAACATCACCTCGCTGCTTTTCAACGGACTGGTTCCAAGCGATCCCATGCATGGGTCAATGTGCAGGCAGCAGAATGTTCCCGTCGAGGCTCCTTTATTCATATAGAAATTCAAGCCAATGGGTTTTTGTATGGGATGGTTCGCCTACTGGTCGGGATGCTAGTGGACATTGGACAAGGTAAACTTTCTTTAGCGCAATTCCAAGATATTTGGAAAAATGAGAAGCGACACCTTGTAAAATATTCAGCCCCAGCAAAAGGCTTATGTTTACTTAGGGTTGGTTATCCTGAGCCTTTGTTTCCACCCCATATTTGGTTTGATACCCAGCCAACTTTTCTACTAACTCATTAG
- the rplQ gene encoding 50S ribosomal protein L17, with protein MRHGCRVPELGRPADQRKALLRALTTQLIRHGQVKTTKARAKAVRSEVDRMITLAKDGSLAARRRALGYMYDKDLVHALFAQAKDRYGDRQGGYSRVVRTVRRRGDNAEMAIIELV; from the coding sequence ATGCGTCACGGTTGTCGTGTTCCCGAATTGGGGAGACCGGCGGATCAACGGAAGGCCCTCTTACGTGCCCTCACCACTCAACTGATTCGCCATGGCCAAGTTAAAACCACTAAAGCGCGGGCCAAAGCGGTTCGTTCTGAAGTGGATCGCATGATCACCTTGGCAAAAGATGGTTCTTTAGCTGCCCGTCGTCGGGCTTTGGGCTATATGTATGACAAAGATCTTGTCCATGCCCTATTTGCCCAAGCAAAAGATCGCTATGGCGATCGCCAAGGGGGTTATAGTCGCGTTGTCCGTACCGTTCGTCGTCGCGGCGATAACGCAGAAATGGCAATTATCGAATTAGTCTAA
- a CDS encoding DNA-directed RNA polymerase subunit alpha produces the protein MTQFQIECVESKTHKNQSQYSKFVFEPLERGQGTTLGNSLRRILLSNLEGTAVTALRIGGVNHEFATIPGVREDALEIILNMKEIVLKSYTHQPQIGRLTATGPGQVTAAQFDLPSEVEVVDPSQYIATLADGAKLEMEFRIEKGKSYRAVQRNRDEATALDFLQIDAVFMPVTKVNYSVDSIHSEGDAVRDRLTLEIWTNGSIKPEEALSQAAAIAVELFNPLKDLTLEAIQDEFQEDEDPTSQIPIEELQLSVRAYNCLKRAQINSVADLLDYSQEDLLEIKNFGQKSAEEVIDALKTRLGITLPEEKTAK, from the coding sequence GTGACACAGTTTCAAATCGAGTGTGTAGAAAGCAAAACACACAAAAATCAAAGTCAATATAGCAAGTTTGTCTTTGAACCCCTAGAACGGGGTCAAGGAACAACCCTCGGCAATTCCCTCAGACGGATTTTACTGTCTAACTTAGAAGGAACCGCCGTGACAGCGCTGCGGATTGGTGGCGTGAACCATGAGTTTGCGACGATCCCCGGTGTGCGGGAAGATGCCCTTGAGATTATTCTGAATATGAAGGAAATCGTTCTCAAGAGCTACACCCATCAGCCTCAGATTGGTCGCTTAACAGCCACTGGCCCTGGCCAAGTGACGGCGGCTCAGTTTGATCTGCCTTCTGAGGTGGAAGTGGTCGATCCAAGCCAGTATATTGCAACCCTCGCTGATGGTGCGAAGCTGGAAATGGAGTTTCGGATCGAGAAAGGGAAAAGCTATCGCGCCGTTCAACGGAATCGGGACGAGGCCACTGCTTTAGATTTTCTACAGATTGATGCGGTGTTCATGCCAGTCACTAAGGTGAACTATAGCGTCGATAGTATCCATAGTGAAGGAGATGCGGTTCGCGATCGCCTAACCCTTGAGATCTGGACAAATGGCAGTATTAAGCCAGAGGAAGCATTATCCCAAGCAGCGGCGATCGCCGTTGAACTGTTTAATCCCCTCAAGGATCTCACCCTCGAAGCCATTCAAGACGAGTTCCAAGAGGACGAAGACCCCACCAGCCAAATTCCCATCGAAGAATTACAGCTATCGGTACGGGCTTACAACTGTCTCAAGCGGGCACAAATCAACTCTGTCGCTGATCTTTTAGACTATAGCCAAGAAGATTTGCTAGAAATCAAAAACTTTGGCCAAAAATCAGCCGAAGAAGTGATCGATGCCCTAAAAACCCGTTTAGGCATTACTTTACCGGAAGAAAAAACGGCGAAGTAA